A window of the Trichoderma asperellum chromosome 6, complete sequence genome harbors these coding sequences:
- a CDS encoding uncharacterized protein (EggNog:ENOG41), translating into MFYSLMNGSRTEVPPTSTWAIVDVRDVALAHKIAYYKHEAGGQRYLTTLGIFSFQQICDILREEFPELRNRVPIGNPGEPIPDVYNVDNTKAKSELGIDFISLRQMVIDTAKNFLDIEKRIAASA; encoded by the coding sequence ATGTTCTATTCTCTTATGAACGGCTCTCGCACTGAAGTACCACCAACCTCGACCTGGGCCATTGTCGATGTGCGAGATGTTGCTCTTGCTCATAAGATAGCCTATTATAAACACGAGGCAGGTGGCCAGCGATATCTCACCACACTGGGCATCTTTAGTTTCCAGCAAATTTGTGACATTCTGCGGGAAGAATTCCCCGAGCTTCGCAACCGCGTCCCAATTGGCAACCCTGGGGAGCCGATCCCTGACGTTTACAATGTGGATAACACAAAGGCGAAATCAGAGCTGGGCATAGACTTTATCTCACTGCGACAGATGGTTATTGACACTGCCAAGAATTTTTTGGACATTGAAAAACGTATCGCCGCATCTGCTTAG
- a CDS encoding uncharacterized protein (EggNog:ENOG41~TransMembrane:10 (n15-25c29/30o39-58i79-96o102-120i141-158o164-183i204-225o231-248i255-273o279-297i309-328o)~CAZy:GT90) — protein MATMWDPRVKFRDPITGTVWSALLCTLFTEYTSSTRSEAYSELLCWMLLPILFRTVKYSDLKSEISSSYSEKNITQSKSLRSLWIVALSVAFSCAYKTENRVIHFFPVLTPVLLILQRRFQTDSFMTAIPVSIQARDSKVGTWKVVTFSTFAMLGLASRDYHKFIISILPATALLLVYITLIPRRKSSTNTFPLIVDENSVSSLSSRVVVILLIGVGLETCLFGFSLSNLVVAIAPGVGKALSWVFLIRTTQQTSVAVATAIQTVGITATIDLSVLSTHMQAILCISSTVFALGQLVHMLPKQMKYKQVVWILPLLVIVPYMENTVAISSLKSAAQLSFDGSPDHPVEAIVNSAKDGFENMKRVQSQSYIAAHNEYTRRYGVEPPPGFQAWYEFAVSNNSPIIDEFDTMTKGILPFLRLSGKEVMEMMNSLQNDTRSEIWDCTFGTREAQTRCSHSHRYWDRHIQWMFNTLLGNLQIEVPNIRFFVNHLDEPRVVVPPRLTEKGHYQDRWLSLRNFSHQSVYDAIIKPCATDKNGYQSEKNDALTFGLPFITNFSSAMDLCQHPEYEHQHGLIMSPVSFKLIEGPVPVLSTGTLSTMADILYPSPAYLEPEFQYEESSDIPWDEKVNKLYWAGSTTGGFATDGNWRSYHRQRFISLCQNLGNRQHSYLQKSDGYIKRIKSSILDRRLFDVFFTRIFQCTWKQCKNQRNFFSLKSWAHKDEALRSKLVFDIDGNGISGRYYKLLASKSTPLKQTLLKEWHDDRLIPWVHYVPVSQSMDELPELILYLTSTQRGQQRAKEIAEQGHEWFRKAFRTVDFSIYTYRMLLELARLQDPAREAVMR, from the exons ATGGCGACAATGTGGGACCCCCGTGTGAAGTTCAGAGATCCTATCACAGGGACGGTATGGTCGGCTCTACTCTGCACCCTTTTCACAGAATACACCTCGTCAACGAGGTCGGAGGCATACTCTGAATTGCTCTGCTGGATGCTATTGCCTATCCTTTTCAGAACTGTGAAATATAGCGATTTAAAATCCGAAATTAGCAGCTCTTACTCGGAAAAGAACATTACTCAAAGCAAATCGCTACGCTCTTTGTGGATAGTTGCTCTATCTGTTGCCTTTTCATGCGCGTATAAAACAGAGAACAGGGTGATCCATTTTTTT CCGGTTTTAACTCCTGTGCTACTGATATTACAAAGACGGTTTCAGACTGACTCTTTCATGACGGCGATTCCTGTTTCTATACAAGCACGAGATAGTAAAGTTGGGACGTGGAAGGTAGTAACATTCTCTACATTTGCTATGCTTGGTTTGGCGAGTAGAGACTATCACAAGTTCATTATCTCTATCCTTCCGGCtactgctcttcttcttgtttacATAACGTTGATTCCCAGAAGGAAATCATCTACCAACACCTTCCCACTTATTGTGGATGAAAATTCTGTTTCATCTCTCTCATCGCGAGTTGTTGTCATTCTGCTCATTGGGGTAGGGTTAGAAACCTGTTTATTCGGCTTCAGCTTGAGTAACTTAGTGGTTGCAATAGCACCGGGCGTTGGAAAGGCTCTATCCTGGGTATTTTTAATCCGTACA ACTCAGCAAACCTCGGTGGCTGTTGCCACTGCCATACAAACAGTAGGCATCACCGCCACGATTGACTTATCTGTGCTCTCTACACATATGCAAGCAATTTTATGCATTTCAAGTACAGTCTTTGCTCTCGGTCAGCTCGTCCATATGCTGCCCAAGCAGATGAAATACAAGCAAGTTGTGTGgattcttcctctccttgtCATTGTTCCGTATATGGAGAATACTGTCGCTATCAGTTCGCTGAAATCCGCAGCTCAACTAAGCTTTGATGGTTCTCCTGATCACCCAGTCGAGGCTATTGTAAACAGCGCCAAAGATGGTTTCGAAAATATGAAGCGAGTGCAATCCCAAAGCTACATTGCCGCTCATAACGAATATACTCGTCGATATGGGGTGGAGCCTCCGCCTGGTTTTCAAGCATGGTACGAGTTTGCTGTCTCAAATAATTCTCCTATCATTGACGAATTCGACACGATGACGAAAGGCATTTTACCTTTCTTAAGATTGAGTGGCAAAGAGgtcatggagatgatgaactCTTTGCAAAATGACACGCGCAGCGAAATATGGGACTGCACGTTTGGGACGCGAGAAGCACAAACTCGGTGTTCTCATTCTCATCGCTACTGGGACAGACACATTCAATGGATGTTCAACACGCTGCTTGGAAACTTGCAGATTGAAGTTCCAAACATTAGGTTCTTTGTAAATCACTTGGATGAGCCAAGAGTCGTTGTTCCACCACGATTGACAGAGAAGGGGCATTATCAAGACCGATGGCTCAGTTTAAGAAACTTTTCTCATCAGTCCGTTTACGACGCTATAATTAAACCATGCGCAACAGACAAGAATGGATACCAGAGCGAGAAAAACGATGCGTTAACATTTGGTTTACCGTTTATCACCAATTTTAGCTCGGCGATGGATTTGTGCCAACACCCCGAATACGAACATCAACACGGTCTTATCATGAGCCCGGTATCTTTTAAGCTGATTGAAGGGCCAGTACCTGTTCTATCAACAGGTACTCTCTCAACTATGGCCGATATACTATATCCTAGCCCTGCTTACTTGGAGCCCGAATTCCAATACGAAGAAAGCTCCGATATCCCTTGGGATGAGAAAGTCAACAAACTCTACTGGGCTGGTTCGACAACAGGAGGTTTTGCCACGGACGGTAACTGGCGAAGCTACCACAGACAACGATTTATTTCACTGTGTCAGAATTTAGGCAACAGACAACATTCTTATCTACAAAAAAGCGATGGATACATTAAACGAATAAAATCATCCATTTTGGATCGGAGGCTATTCGACGTCTTTTTTACTCGAATCTTTCAGTGCACTTGGAAACAGTGCAAAAATCAGCGCAACTTTTTCAGCCTTAAATCATGGGCCCATAAAGATGAAGCATTACGGTCAAAGCTCGTGTTTGATATCGATGGAAACGGCATCAGTGGGCGATATTATAAGCTCTTGGCGTCTAAGTCAACCCCACTAAAGCAGACTCTTCTCAAAGAGTGGCATGACGACCGCCTTATTCCATGGGTTCATTATGTACCTGTGAGCCAAAGCATGGATGAACTTCCTGAGCTGATACTTTATCTTACGTCAACTCAGCGAGGACAACAAAGAGCTAAAGAAATTGCAGAGCAAGGCCATGAGTGGTTCCGCAAGGCTTTCAGGACTGTAgattttagtatttatacaTATCGTATGCTACTAGAGCTAGCAAGGCTGCAAGACCCCGCAAGGGAAGCTGTTATGAGATAA
- a CDS encoding uncharacterized protein (EggNog:ENOG41), with the protein MKNEHDDGESTESDSSQENEEASEVDVTCRNTVVAWKNADGRTECTDDLSFDLYMDISTNTAIFKLYGYILLKGNRGKSGKQAIYLFVYPESIRSITLETVHDTPSQPLTNLEANYHSLCFSLTKEPCLVVPKSSILESRPKTAALLDSIRALATAANFTVSLSNTETITSTLQSLGLVASVFSSTYTGHRPSTNARRANLTALYAGRGGEIVHTNDATASAAVQPPPLYSEAAPGPSQISNKRKREISDIDHDRSPSANSQILLILKNICARLDTIENRMIRLEDKVTEALDVDRTTCRYGTEERTEIIEVVDNRIDDCITDLKVESHDILQELKDEVDDTLERLDNETSEKIELLENEIEENTTKLVKKYLKEKLSNASLRVDGTVFLDI; encoded by the exons atgaaGAATGAGCACGATGACGGAGAGTCGACCGAGTCGGATTCTAGTCAAGAGAATGAAGAGGCTTCAGAAGTCGATGTGACGTGTAGAAATACTGTGGTAGCTTGGAAGAACGCTGATGGCCGGACCGAATGCACTGACGATCTATCCTTTGATCTATATATGGATATCTCAACCAACACTGCTATTTTCAAGCTGTATGGCTATATCCTTCTAAAAGGCAATAGAGGCAAAAGCGGCAAGCAGGCCATTTATTTATTCGTATATCCTGAGAGCATCCGATCCATCACGTTGGAGACTGTCCATGACACGCCATCTCAACCATTGACCAATCTTGAGGCCAACTACCACTCGTTGTGTTTTTCTCTGACGAAAGAGCCGTGTCTCGTTGTCCCTAAAAGCAGTATTCTAGAGTCTCGACCGAAGACTGCAGCCCTCCTAGATTCAATTCGAGCTCTAGCCACCGCGGCAAATTTTACCGTTTCCTTGAGCAACACCGAGACTATCACATCGACGCTGCAGAGTTTAGGATTAGTCGCCTCAGTCTTTTCGTCGACATACACTGGCCATCGGCCGTCTACGAATGCCAGACGTGCCAACCTCACTGCACTGTATGCTGGCAGAGGTGGTGAAATTGTTCACACGAATGATGCTACTGCAAGTGCTGCCGTACAACCACCTCCATTATATAGCGAAGCTGCGCCCGGCCCCAGCCAAATCTCCA ATAAACGTAAACGCGAAATCTCCGACATCGACCATGATCGCTCTCCATCAGCTAACAGTCAAATCTTACTCATTCTCAAAAATATCTGTGCTCGCCTCGATACTATAGAAAACCGTATGATTCGGCTTGAGGACAAAGTGACGGAGGCATTGGATGTTGACCGCACCACATGCCGATACGGAACAGAAGAAAGAACAGAGATAATAGAAGTGGTCGACAATAGAATTGATGACTGCATAACTGACCTAAAGGTCGAATCTCATGACATACTTCAAGAGCTTAAAGACGAGGTCGATGATACACTAGAGCGACTAGATAATGAGACGAGCGAGAAGATTGAGCTGCTAGAAAATGAGATTGAGGAAAATACGACGAAGCTAGTGAAGAAATATTTGAAGGAGAAGCTATCAAATGCTAGCTTGCGAGTGGACGGGACTGTATTCTTGGACATTTAG
- a CDS encoding uncharacterized protein (EggNog:ENOG41): MAEISNDPAPPSGVDILKPSVARMYDYYLGGKNNFASDRAAVLAAKEANPQIFEMAIEGRHFLRRVIRYMCYQGIDQFIDIGSGLPSADNTHQIAQRVIPSARVVYVDIDEAAVAYGQQILSENPSTTFIHGSVLELDHILGHPETKNLIDFSKPVGVVMMGLVHFFSIDTGRDIFSTLRKNLAPGSMISITHGVTDNLSEEVVQKVLAAYARTPTPLIMRPLADVEQIIEGFEAVEPGVTLIHEWKPDMAEEGEAEPPKTYVWGGVVVRV, translated from the exons ATGGCTGAAATTAGCAACGATCCCGCCCCTCCAAGCGGCGTTGATATCTTGAAACCTTCAGTTGCCCGAATG TACGATTATTATCTTGGTGGAAAAAACAACTTTGCGTCAGATAGAGCTGCTGTTCTTGCTGCCAAAGAGGCGAACCCGCAAATCTTTGAGATGGCTATTGAAGGTCGCCATTTTTTACGCCGGGTTATTCGATATATGTGCTACCAGGGAATTGATCAATTTATTGATATAGGCTCTGGCCTGCCCAGTGCAGATAACACGCACCAAATAGCCCAGAGAGTTATCCCTAGCGCCCGTGTTGTCTACGTGGATATTGacgaagctgctgttgcctATGGCCAGCAAATACTTAGTGAAAATCCGTCAACTACATTTATACACGGATCAGTGCTTGAACTAGATCATATTTTGGGTCATCCAGAAACCAAGAATCTTATTGACTTTTCGAAGCCAGTTGGTGTTGTAATGATGGGACTGGTACATTTCTTTTCAATTGACACCGGCCGCGACATTTTCTCAACCTTGAGAAAGAATCTCGCTCCAGGCAGCATGATTAGCATAACTCACGGCGTAACAGATAACCTAAGCGAAGAGGTAGTGCAGAAGGTTCTCGCTGCATATGCAAGAACGCCTACACCATTGATTATGCGACCACTGGCCGACGTTGAACAAATCATAGAAGGCTTTGAGGCTGTGGAGCCAGGTGTTACTTTGATTCATGAGTGGAAGCCGGATATGgctgaagagggagaggctgAGCCTCCGAAAACATATGTTTGGGGAGGAGTTGTGGTGAGGGTATAG
- a CDS encoding uncharacterized protein (CAZy:GH54~SECRETED:SignalP(1-26)~CAZy:CBM42) gives MVSQTTPHRAHALALALLATGSLVTAGPCDIYSSGGTPCVAAHSTTRALYSAYSGSLYQVKRGSDNATTNIAPLSAGGVANAAAQDSFCASTTCLITIIYDQSGRGNHLTQAPPGGFSGPDSGGYDNLASAIGAPVTLNGQKAYGVFISPGTGYRNNAVSGTATGDAAEGLYAVLDGSHYNDQCCFDYGNAETSSRDTGNGHMEAIYYGNCDVWGSGSGSGPWLMADLENGLFSGANPKNNAADPSLSYRFVTTALKGESNQWALRGGNAASGSLSTYYSGVRPSVSGYNPMSKEGAIILGIGGDNSHGSQGTFYEGVMTSGYPSDATENSVQANIVAAKYATTSLTSGPGLSVGSHISLRATTSCCTTRYIAHTGSTVNTQVVSSSSATALKQQASWIVHAGLGNSACYSFESVDTPGSYIRHYNFALQVNASDGSKQFNEDATFCPQAGLNGQGNSIRSWSYPTRYFRHYNNVLYIASNGGVDTFDATSLFNDDVSFVISSGFA, from the exons ATGGTCTCTCAAACAACCCCTCACCGAGCCCATGCGCTCGCCTTAGCTCTTCTGGCCACAGGCTCTCTTGTAACTGCTGGGCCCTGCGATATTTACTCTTCTGGGGGTACTCCTTGCGTCGCAGCACACAGCACCACTCGAGCTCTCTACAGCGCATACAGCGGATCACTCTACCAGGTGAAACGTGGCTCTGATAATGCCACGACTAACATTGCGCCGCTTTCTGCTGGAGGAGTGGCCAATGCTGCCGCCCAAGATTCTTTCTGCGCTAGCACAACTTGCCTTATTACAATCATTTATGATCAGTCTGGCCGAGGCAACCATCTCACCCAGGCTCCTCCCGGTGGCTTCAGCGGACCAGACTCAGGGGGGTATGATAACCTGGCCAGTGCAATTGGAGCGCCGGTTACACTGAATGGGCAAAAGGCATATGGCGTGTTCATCTCTCCAGGCACAGGGTACAGAAACAACGCTGTTTCCGGGACTGCGACAGGTGACGCGGCGGAGGGCCTGTATGCTGTGCTTGACGGCTCTCATTATAATGATCAATG TTGCTTTGACTATGGCAACGCCGAGACAAGCAGCCGAGACACTGGCAATGGCCATATGGAGGCTATCTACTATGGTAATTGCGATGTTTGGGGCTCAGGATCTGGCTCAGGACCATGGCTTATGGCAGACTTGGAAAACGGCCTATTCAGTGGAGCCAACCCAAAGAACAATGCTGCGGATCCATCACTCTCGTACCGATTTGTTACAACAGCTCTGAAGGGAGAATCCAACCAATGGGCGCTTCGCGGTGGAAACGCTGCTTCTGGCTCTCTATCAACATACTATAGCGGCGTGCGCCCCAGCGTCTCTGGCTATAACCCCATGAGCAAAGAGGGTGCTATCATTCTGGGAATTGGTGGGGATAACAGCCACGGATCACAAGGTACCTTCTATGAAGGCGTAATGACCTCTGGTTATCCATCCGATGCTACTGAAAACTCGGTTCAGGCCAACATTGTAGCGGCGAAGTATGCTACAACTTCCCTAACAAGTGGACCAGGTCTCAGTGTCGGATCGCACATCTCTCTGCGTGCCACAACATCTTGCTGCACCACTCGCTACATCGCTCACACCGGCTCTACTGTGAATACGCAGGTTGTATCATCTTCCAGCGCCACTGCTCTCAAACAGCAGGCTAGCTGGATCGTTCATGCCGGCCTTGGAAACAGCGCCTGCTATTCATTTGAGTCTGTTGATACCCCTGGAAGTTATATCAGGCATTATAACTTTGCACTACAAGTGAACGCTAGTGACGGCAGCAAGCAGTTCAACGAAGATGCCACGTTCTGTCCGCAGGCTGGTCTCAATGGCCAAGGCAATTCTATCCGATCATGGAGCTACCCTACGAGATATTTCAGGCATTATAACAATGTTCTGTACATTGCAAGCAACGGTGGTGTTGATACTTTCGATGCCACCAGCCTGTTCAATGACGATGTGAGCTTCGTAATCTCTTCCGGCTTTGCTTAA
- a CDS encoding uncharacterized protein (EggNog:ENOG41), whose product MTGIIHSAPSGEQLSADTIFSKTHQIHGYPVVVTDRGSLANTLLSGLNDPDNHVFTGKQLKNIIPQEDSVTAEFSDGTSYNGSIVIGADGIWSTVRDQIRQHAPSGLFLKNPYEASYKGIFGRGPLVDGITSGQGIEVHGDGWLIQAFPSQKETHMFIYKRIPPTTTKIPFSSVVTESDIAEFYDAKLTPQVSFKEIWDKRYAQGTANYEEGIAQLWHHERIALVGDAVHKISPKQGVAANVGMEAAATLTNKLASLLQNNPNPTTQEVNKAFSTYQSELEGKVGVWQRLSRFNLESAVDSSGPLLDAISANAAARVPTMVSKSFKFEYVPFEHQYGNELPWVY is encoded by the exons ATGACGGGCATAATTCACAGTGCACCTTCAGGAGAGCAACTTAGTGCAGATACGATCTTTTCTAAGACTCATCAGAT ccATGGATACCCTGTCGTTGTTACGGATCgcggcagccttgccaaTACACTTCTTAGCGGTCTTAATGACCCCGATAACCATGTTTTCACCGGGAAACAGCTTAAAAACATTATCCCTCAAGAAGATAGCGTAACAGCGGAATTTTCAGACGGCACCAGTTATAATGGATCCATTGTTATTGGTGCAGATGGAATTTGGAGCACAGTTCGTGACCAGATTCGCCAACATGCGCCTAGCGGCCTGTTTTTGAAAAACCCTTATGAAGCTTCATATAAAGGAATTTTCGGAAGAGGGCCGTTAGTAGACGGTATAACATCAGGACAGGGTATTGAAGTGCACGGCGATGGGTGGTTAATTCAAGCGTTTCCCTCTCAAAAGGAAACTCACATGTTTATTTACAAACGCATTCCGCCAACCACTACAAAAATCCCCTTTTCATCAGTTGTCACAGAGAGCGATATTGCAGAGTTTTATGATGCTAAACTAACACCTCAGGTTTCATTTAAAGAGATCTGGGACAAGCGCTACGCCCAGGGCACTGCAAACTACGAAGAAGGAATTGCACAGCTCTGGCATCATGAAAGAATTGCTCTGGTTGGAGACGCTGTGCATAAG ATCTCACCGAAACAGGGCGTAGCTGCAAATGTTGGCATGGAAGCGGCTGCAACTCTCACAAATAAACTTGCATCCCTCCTGCAGAACAACCCAAATCCCACTACGCAAGAGGTCAACAAGGCGTTTAGTACGTATCAGAGCGAATTGGAAGGTAAAGTAGGAGTTTGGCAACGGTTATCCCGCTTTAATCTTGAATCAGCCGTGGATAGTAGCGGGCCGTTACTTGACGCTATAAGTgcgaatgctgctgctcgcgtACCAACTATGGTTTCTAAGTCTTTTAAATTCGAGTATGTCCCTTTTGAGCACCAGTACGGAAATGAACTGCCGTGGGTATATTAG
- a CDS encoding uncharacterized protein (EggNog:ENOG41) — translation MNCSIQASWYADGYLRHGGEKESLRGVVEFAKKIAHDAGSELPADFPSVENMLGGTPP, via the coding sequence ATGAATTGTTCAATCCAGGCTTCATGGTATGCGGATGGATACCTAAGGCACGGCGGTGAGAAAGAGAGCCTTCGTGGTGTTGTTGAGTTTGCGAAAAAGATCGCGCATGATGCCGGTAGCGAACTCCCTGCGGACTTTCCCAGTGTAGAGAACATGCTGGGCGGAACACCACCATGA
- a CDS encoding uncharacterized protein (EggNog:ENOG41): MTDAAAPPVQGAHASESDDATQPVSSPGYPYATQDVQHADDSDYDENKMKNEHDDGESTESDSSQENEEASEVDVTCRNTVVAWKNADGRTECTDDLSFDLYMDISTNTAIFKLYGYILLKGNRGKSGKQAIYLFVYPESIRSITLETVHDTPSQPLTNLEANYHSLCFSLTKEPCLVVPKSSILESRPKTAALLDSIRALATAANFTVSLSNTETITSTLQSLGLVASVFSSTYTGHRPSTNARRANLTALYAGRGGEIVHTNDATASAAVQPPPLYSEAAPGPSQISNKRKREISDIDHDRSPSANSQILLILKNICARLDTIENRMIRLEDKVTEALDVDRTTCRYGTEERTEIIEVVDNRIDDCITDLKVESHDILQELKDEVDDTLERLDNETSEKIELLENEIEENTTKLVKKYLKEKLSNASLRVDGTVFLDI; this comes from the exons ATGACGGACGCTGCAGCACCGCCCGTCCAGGGCGCTCACGCCAGCGAAAGCGATGATGCGACGCAGCCTGTTTCCTCGCCTGG ATACCCTTATGCGACTCAAGACGTCCAACATGCGGATGATTCTGATTATgatgaaaacaaaatgaaGAATGAGCACGATGACGGAGAGTCGACCGAGTCGGATTCTAGTCAAGAGAATGAAGAGGCTTCAGAAGTCGATGTGACGTGTAGAAATACTGTGGTAGCTTGGAAGAACGCTGATGGCCGGACCGAATGCACTGACGATCTATCCTTTGATCTATATATGGATATCTCAACCAACACTGCTATTTTCAAGCTGTATGGCTATATCCTTCTAAAAGGCAATAGAGGCAAAAGCGGCAAGCAGGCCATTTATTTATTCGTATATCCTGAGAGCATCCGATCCATCACGTTGGAGACTGTCCATGACACGCCATCTCAACCATTGACCAATCTTGAGGCCAACTACCACTCGTTGTGTTTTTCTCTGACGAAAGAGCCGTGTCTCGTTGTCCCTAAAAGCAGTATTCTAGAGTCTCGACCGAAGACTGCAGCCCTCCTAGATTCAATTCGAGCTCTAGCCACCGCGGCAAATTTTACCGTTTCCTTGAGCAACACCGAGACTATCACATCGACGCTGCAGAGTTTAGGATTAGTCGCCTCAGTCTTTTCGTCGACATACACTGGCCATCGGCCGTCTACGAATGCCAGACGTGCCAACCTCACTGCACTGTATGCTGGCAGAGGTGGTGAAATTGTTCACACGAATGATGCTACTGCAAGTGCTGCCGTACAACCACCTCCATTATATAGCGAAGCTGCGCCCGGCCCCAGCCAAATCTCCA ATAAACGTAAACGCGAAATCTCCGACATCGACCATGATCGCTCTCCATCAGCTAACAGTCAAATCTTACTCATTCTCAAAAATATCTGTGCTCGCCTCGATACTATAGAAAACCGTATGATTCGGCTTGAGGACAAAGTGACGGAGGCATTGGATGTTGACCGCACCACATGCCGATACGGAACAGAAGAAAGAACAGAGATAATAGAAGTGGTCGACAATAGAATTGATGACTGCATAACTGACCTAAAGGTCGAATCTCATGACATACTTCAAGAGCTTAAAGACGAGGTCGATGATACACTAGAGCGACTAGATAATGAGACGAGCGAGAAGATTGAGCTGCTAGAAAATGAGATTGAGGAAAATACGACGAAGCTAGTGAAGAAATATTTGAAGGAGAAGCTATCAAATGCTAGCTTGCGAGTGGACGGGACTGTATTCTTGGACATTTAG
- a CDS encoding uncharacterized protein (EggNog:ENOG41) — translation MSKGTVLITGASSFVGAHVLEQFLSEGTPVRGVARSQSSADRILKMNAQYASLLSFVIVPDITAPGAFDDAVKDVEGVIHIASPFTIDIKDNEKDLLIPAIEGTTQILESRGGQT, via the coding sequence ATGTCGAAAGGAACAGTCCTCATTACTGGAGCTTCCAGCTTTGTTGGTGCTCATGTTCTGGAGCAGTTTCTCTCTGAGGGTACTCCGGTCAGGGGAGTCGCTCGTTCTCAGTCTTCAGCAGATCGCATTCTTAAGATGAACGCTCAATATGCTTCACTTCTAAGTTTCGTCATTGTACCGGATATTACGGCTCCAGGAGCCTTCGATGATGCAGTTAAAGATGTTGAGGGAGTCATCCACATCGCTTCTCCATTTACCATCGACATTAAAGACAACGAGAAAGATTTGCTTATTCCTGCGATCGAGGGCACTACTCAAATACTAGAATCGCGAGGCGGCCAAACGTAA